A stretch of the Candidatus Methylomirabilota bacterium genome encodes the following:
- a CDS encoding nucleotidyltransferase family protein, whose protein sequence is MSAPLDPDVLVAALRRRRVGPLAYSILRRLGGPPGLLASLESDYYGAARRHAALSRQLAELLDALRAASVPVLVLKGMALAEPVYGNPALRPMEDIDLLVRRHDVPRARTALEPLGYAAPYAEQDLDRRAATVLVPSATPSARAVVDLHWALVDAKSGPTAGRWADGVWERARAVTLGGSAARTLSPGDAVIHACVHLAVNHGLQGLLWYCDLAMMARAWQGDLDWADLAARVADARLTGAVYAALAGARSTVGLDVPVSVLARLRPRSGRIALLERWLLPRIATLGSIPYQDYLVPLFLLDRGRDVMSLGLRRLRGR, encoded by the coding sequence CTGAGCGCCCCGCTCGATCCCGACGTCCTGGTGGCTGCCCTCCGCCGGCGGCGAGTCGGCCCCCTCGCCTATTCGATCCTCCGCCGCCTCGGCGGGCCACCCGGGTTGCTGGCGTCGCTCGAATCCGACTACTACGGCGCCGCCCGGCGGCATGCCGCGCTCTCGCGTCAGCTCGCCGAACTCCTCGACGCCCTCCGGGCGGCTTCCGTCCCCGTTCTCGTCCTCAAGGGCATGGCGCTGGCCGAGCCCGTCTACGGGAACCCGGCCCTGCGTCCGATGGAGGACATCGACCTGCTCGTCCGGCGCCACGATGTCCCCCGAGCCCGCACGGCGCTCGAGCCGCTGGGATACGCCGCGCCGTACGCCGAGCAGGACCTCGATCGGCGCGCCGCCACGGTGCTGGTGCCGTCGGCGACCCCCTCCGCGCGGGCGGTGGTCGATCTCCACTGGGCACTGGTCGACGCGAAGTCGGGCCCGACGGCAGGCCGCTGGGCCGATGGCGTCTGGGAGCGGGCCCGCGCGGTCACGCTCGGCGGGAGCGCGGCCCGGACGCTGTCGCCCGGCGACGCCGTGATCCACGCGTGCGTTCACCTGGCCGTGAACCACGGGCTCCAGGGGCTGCTCTGGTACTGCGACCTCGCGATGATGGCCAGAGCGTGGCAGGGCGACCTCGACTGGGCGGACCTGGCGGCCCGGGTGGCGGACGCGCGGCTGACGGGCGCCGTCTACGCCGCGCTCGCCGGCGCGCGGTCCACGGTCGGCCTCGACGTCCCCGTCTCCGTGCTGGCCCGCCTGCGCCCGCGCTCAGGGCGCATCGCGCTGCTCGAGCGCTGGCTCCTCCCCCGGATCGCCACGCTCGGCTCGATCCCGTACCAGGACTACCTGGTGCCGCTCTTCCTGCTCGACCGGGGGCGCGACGTCATGTCGCTGGGACTCCGGCGCCTTCGAGGTCGGTGA
- a CDS encoding methyltransferase domain-containing protein, with the protein MGLLRDAVFSSLSRLGRLLERAAALPSYAAAGTVRLEELRQAIRSEWDEADANDSQAYIASGLTFWERDLYLRLVKREDDILVVGCGTGRELLALLESGYRAVGLDLSPRAITVARRTLSDRGLATQLITGAIETLPLASRFDVVIFANHCYSYVPQSRVRIDTLRKVTAALNPGGRIVVSYFVAQPPPSRLPMRLTQLVAWLSGADWRPEYGDVFRVAPHGRALGHYEHRFPAAEFEQEVRAAGLVSLFHDPNAGLAALTDLEGAGVPAT; encoded by the coding sequence GTGGGACTCCTCCGCGACGCCGTCTTCTCGAGTCTCTCCCGGCTGGGGCGCCTCCTCGAGCGGGCCGCGGCGCTGCCCTCCTACGCGGCGGCCGGCACGGTCCGGCTCGAGGAGCTCCGTCAGGCCATCCGGAGCGAGTGGGACGAGGCGGACGCCAATGACTCCCAGGCCTACATCGCGTCCGGCCTGACGTTCTGGGAGCGGGATCTCTACCTGCGGCTCGTGAAGCGCGAGGACGACATTCTGGTGGTCGGATGCGGGACTGGACGGGAGTTGCTGGCCCTGCTCGAGAGCGGTTATCGGGCGGTCGGCCTCGACCTGTCTCCCCGGGCCATCACGGTCGCCCGCCGGACCTTAAGTGACCGTGGGCTGGCCACCCAGCTCATCACGGGCGCGATCGAGACGCTTCCCCTCGCCTCACGCTTCGATGTGGTCATCTTCGCCAACCACTGCTACAGCTACGTCCCGCAGTCCCGGGTCCGGATCGACACGCTCCGGAAGGTCACGGCGGCATTGAATCCGGGCGGCCGCATCGTGGTGAGCTATTTCGTGGCCCAGCCCCCGCCGAGTCGACTCCCGATGCGGCTGACGCAACTCGTCGCCTGGCTCAGCGGCGCGGACTGGCGCCCGGAGTACGGTGACGTCTTCCGCGTCGCGCCTCACGGAAGAGCGCTCGGGCACTACGAGCACCGGTTCCCGGCGGCTGAGTTCGAACAGGAGGTGCGCGCGGCCGGCCTCGTCTCTCTCTTCCACGATCCGAACGCGGGCCTGGCGGCCCTCACCGACCTCGAAGGCGCCGGAGTCCCAGCGACATGA